In the genome of Succinivibrio dextrinosolvens, the window CTCGGATTATGTGGAAATTTTAAAATTCGGTACTATCCTTACAAGTGGTCGTTTTGTTCTATAAGGAAAGAATATGAAATCTTTTGGACTAAAAGCTCTTAACTCATTGATTTTAGCTTCATCATTAACCGTTGGTGCTGCAAATGCAGACAACTTTGTGAATACTTATTTCTACGATCTTGATGATGCCTTTATCAGTAATGTTGATATTGCTCTTAAAGAGTCTGCAAAACACAATAATGTTATTCTGAATATCAATGATGCAAAAAATGATGCCGCTAAACAGAAAGAGGCAATTTTAAGTCATGATAATTCTGATCCTAAGATTGTTAATCTTGTAAATGTGAATGATGCTTCTGATGTTGTTGCCGCAGCTAAAAAGCACAACGCCAGAGTAGTTTTTGTAAACCGTCAGCCAGATGACTTTGTAATCAAGAGTTACGATAAGGCATGGTATGTTGGTTCTGATGCTGCTGCCTCAGGAAAAATGCAGGCAGATCTTATTTCACGAGTTTTAAAGGAGCATCCTACCTTTGATAAGAATAAGGATGGCGTAATCAATACAATCCTGATTAAGGGACAGAAAGAACATAAAGATACTATTCTTCGTTCTTCAAATGTAATTAGTGAACTTGATGCCCGTAAGGTTAAGATCAATCTTATTGATGAGTTCTATGCCGATTTTGATAAGAAGAAGGCTGTACAGCAGTTCAGTGCAGCTTTAGATAGACATCCAATTCACGAGGTTGAACTTGTAATCTGCAATAACGATGCAATGGCCTTAGGTGTTATTGAGGTTCTGAACGACAATGGCTTTAACGTTGGTAAGAATAATATCAGTCTGATTGATTACCAGGTAGGCAACAAATTTGTAAATTACATTCCTGTATTCGGAATTGATGCTATCCCAGAGGCAGTTGATGCAATCTCTGAAGATAAGATGGAAGGTACTATTCTGAATGACTACACCCGTCTTGCAGAAGCTGCTCTTGTAATTGCAACTGACAAGGATGTTTCTCGTCAGGCTTTAACTTCAAAGCTGAAACTGAAGGTTTCTCAGGACGGCGTTGTTGATGTACCTTACAAGATGCTGTCACGCGTACATGAATAGAATTAGCAAGTTTTTCTAAGAATCAGATTTGTATTCTGAAAAGCTGGATCTATATTAGGTTCAGCTTTTTTTTGTGCCCATTTGACGCCTTGTTTATAAATTATGCGGGCGTGAAAAAACACGGTTTTAACCGTGAGGATGATAGCCCGCATTATCTGTAAGAGGCGTGTAGATAAATTTTGGTAACTGCTCAGAACCACCCTTAAATTAAAACTTTCTCAGTTTCGCCTTTGAAGGCAAGAGCCAATGCTTCGAATGCATTTATGCCATGCTTCTTGGCGGTGCTGAGATAGGATGTAATCTTCAGGTAGGTCTGAGCTCCTGCATTTGTACGAAAACATCCTGAAACCTTTGCTTTAGTCTTTACATTGCGTAAGTCTCTCTCCGCCTGATTGTTATCAAACGGAACCATGAAGTTATGTATAAACAGGCACACCGAATCCTTGAGCTTAATCAGCCTGTCTATTAAGGCTCTTTCCTTGCCTTTCTTCTTTTTTCCTCGTTTTTTAGGCTCTATCTTATCCGGAGGAGGACATTCCTTCTCAGCATAAGCCATTATTTCGTCATACTCATGCTCAAGAGCTTTTATTAGATCCTCTCTTAACTCTGTTTTACCTTCTTCTATAGCCTTTTCCTTGGCGGTTTTCATGGTTATAAGCAGAGTCTTGAATCTTTCTGTCCATAAATGAGTCGGATTATTCTCAATGTTGGCTATAAGTTCTCTTAACAGATGAGCGCAGCAGACAGCATGGAGAATATCTTTGAATTTCCAGTAGGCTCCCCAGCAGTCATGGACTGCGGTACCACCGATATTCTGAATTACTCCGTTATCTTCTATTCCTTCCTGTCCTCGTTTCTTATTGACGGTAAGGTAGGTGTATTTGGCATTGGATGAGTTATGTACCCATTGTGTAGAGCCTTCGACTCTGACACCGGTTTCATCGAAGTTAACAACAGAAGAGCCAATCAGCAGTTCTTTGATTTTCTCTACTATCGGTGTTACCTTTTGTCCGCATTTTTCTACCATTGAACAGATAGTGCCTTCAGACAGAGTTACATTAAACATACCGTCAATGATAGTCTGAATTCTGTCTGTACTTACTGCACCAAAGGTGCTGAGAAGTCCAGCCATTGCAGTAAAGGTATCTCCATACTGAACATAGGCTTTAACCTCTTCAGGGAATTCTCCTTTAAGTTTGCTTTCGCCACATGGACAGGCAACTGCCTTTAGACTCTGGTGCTCGATTACCTTTGTGGTTACAACTGCTTCAACAATAAATCTCTTTTCCCCGCACTCAAATACATTTCCGTTTGCAACGCATGAGGCAAAATGTGGACAGGTCATACATTTATTGGGATGATGTTTCTTTACCTCATCAGGCTTATGTGGTACCTCCATGTTCGCTCCACTGTGTCCTTTCTGCCCGCCTGGCTTTCTGCCTGTTGGTTTTCTCAGACTTCTTGCCTTATTTGGCTTCTTATAACCGTCACTTGATGGTGGTTTTGAACTGTTATGGGAATCCATATTTAACTGTCTGCGCAGGTCTTTTATGGTTTCCTGCAGATCGATGATGGTATTAGTCAAGCGCTCATTCTGCACCATAATACCTGTACTTGTTTCAAGCATAATGCTGAAAAGGAATGAAAGAGAATCAACGAGTACAGCAGTGTCACCTGAAGCTTTACTTTTAAGCTCCTTTGTTATCTGCTCAACCTGCTTTTTCAGTTCCTTTAAATCCACAGCAAATTCCCAATTGTTATTATTACTGATGTAATTATAACATCCTGAATTTCAGCACTTTTCGTCATAGAAATCAGAGGTACACCATGTGCTTCAAAACGATCGAGAAGGATCTGAGCAGATCGCTACAGATCGATTAGCAGTCAAAATGACAAAACAAAGCACTTCAAAACAACATCGCTGTATTCGCGTTATATGAGCAATACGGGCTATTCCTGCTAAATGCAAAGAAAAAAGCATTTTGATTAGGAATGTGAGACAATTCACAATGTAAATTCTAAAAGAACAATCTGACTGTAAAAGTCAGTCAAAATACTCAAAACTTTTTTTCGGTATTCGACCGTTCTGAGTAGTTACAAATTTTGTTTAAACTCTCTTTAAAACAAGTGAAGTATTGATTCCGCCAAAGGCAAAGTTATTTGCCACCAGCAGTTCACACTGATGCTTTAGAGGTTCATTAACGATATAGTTAAGATTACCGCAACGAGGATCAACTTCTTTTAAGTTCAGATTTGGGTTGAACCAGCCTTCATTCATCATGTTCAGAGCGAACATGGTCTCAACTGCACCGCAGGCTCCTAAGGTATGACCAAAGTAACTCTTCAGGGTTGAGATTGGAGTCTTATCTCCAAAGATGTTGAAGGTTGCATTTGATTCTGCGATATCTCCTTTATCAGTACCTGTTCCATGAGCAGATATATAGCCGATATCCTCTGGTTTTAAACCTGCATTATCAACAGCCTTGCGAACACAGATTTCTATTGTCTCCTGATTAGGGGAGGTAATATGTGTGGCATCGGAATTGGTGGCAAAACCTATAATCTCACCGTAAATCTTTGCACCGCGGGCTTTAGCATGCTCATACTCTTCAAGTACCACGGTACCGGCACCTTCACCGATAACCAGACCGTCTCTATCCTTATCAAAAGGAGCTGGGGTAAGCTTTGGAGTATCGTTTTTTGAGGAGGTTGCGAACATGGTATCGAATACCGCAGCATCACAGACTGAAAGTTCTTCGGCTCCACCTGCGACCATAGCGGTCTGATAGCCGTTTTTAATTGCCTCGTAGGCGTAGCCTATGGCCATTGAGCCTGAGGTGCAGGCAGTCGAGGTTGGAATTATTCTGCCGGTAATGCCAAAGAACAGAGAGATATTTACGGCTGTAGTCTGAGGCATCATTTTTACGTAGGAGTTGGCGTTCAGATCACCTGTAGTATTGTCGGTGAGCATTGATGCAAAATCCTTAACAGCCAGGGCACTGCCAAAGGAGGAACCATAGGCTACCCCCATGTCTCCGCCTTTTAATAGAGGATCGTCTAATAGTCCGCTGTCTTTAAGCGCATACTCAGAGGCACGAGTTGCCATCATTGAGACACGGCTCATGGAGCGGATTTTCTTGCGGGTGTAATGCTCCGGAAGTTTAAAATCCGGGCATGGCGCTGCCAGATGAGTGATAAGGCCATCGTATTTGTCCCAGTCCTGCATGGTGACAACGGCATTTTTACACTCAAGAATTCTTTTCTTATTGTCATCCCAGCTTTCGCCAAAGGCGGTAACCATTCCCTGACCGACAATAGCAACACGATGTTCCACTACTGCATACCTCCATCAATGCTTATAACCTGTCTTGTAATGTAGGCGGCATTATCTGACATCAGATATGAGGCCAGAGAGGCAACTTCTTGAACCTGTCCCATACGCTTTAGAGGAATAAGCTTTAGAATTTCTTTTTTTACAGTCTCATCCAGCAATGCCATATCAGTCTCAATAAGTCCTGGTGCAATGGCATTTACGGTGATGCCTCGCTTGCCCACCTCAACCGCCAGAGCCTTTACTGCTCCAATGAGACCAGCCTTTGAGGCACTGTAGTTTACCTGTCCGCGATTGCCGATTATTCCTGAAACTGAGGAGATGGCGATGACTCTGCCGCCCTTGTGAGCTGCAATCATAGGCATGATACATGGATGAACCACGTTGAAGAATCCTGTAAGGTTGGTATCAATGACACTGTCCCAGTCCTCTGAACTCATCATCGGAAAGGCTGCATCAGCGGTAATACCTGCATTGCAGACGACTCCGTAGTAAGGTCCGTTTTTCTCTATATCTTCTTCAAGTATTCTTCTGGAGTTTTCACGGTCACAGACATCAAAGCTTAAAGCGTAAGCCTTTCCCTGATTCTGCTTTATATTATTTATGGCCTCGTTTACACCATCAGCACTGTTTCGATAGTGCAGTGTCACTTCAAAGCCATCTTTACCCAGCTGCTGTGCTATGGCCTTACCTATTCCGCGACCAGCTCCTGTAACCAGAACTCTTCTCATGTTTTCCATGTTCTAATCTCTTTTAAATAATCTTTTCAGATCGTCATCTGTAACTCTGATTAAATTAACTCTGCCGCTGGCAACAGTTTTATCCTCACAGATGATTTCACCATCAAATGAGGCTATAGCGCCGTCGTCCATAATTTTTTTTACCTGGATTTTCAGTACAGAACCTTTATCAAAGTGATCTTTAGGATACTTCAGATCTCTTGCTCCAAGAATCATTCCCATTGGAGGAATGTCGATATTGTGAAGTTTTGCAAGATATCCTGACCAGACTCCTACAGTCTGAGCGATAAGCTCTATTGTAAAGTAAGATGGAAGTCCACCGTTCTCGTTTAAGAAATTTCTGAGAACTCCATCTGCTCTGACATATGATTCACAAAGTGCAGTTTCATCTGAAACTTCAAGCACCTTATCAATCAGGACCATAGGAGGTCGGTGGGGCAGATAGTTCTCTGGCAGAAGATATTTTGTCATTTTGTTAATCCGATAATTACTGAAGCGTTATTTCCGCCAAACGCAAAAGAATTCGACATCATAAATGGTTTAGACGCTTTTTTACTGTTTAGTATCAGTCCGCAGTCATCAAGTTCTGAGTCCAGTTCGCGGTATTCTGTACTCTGCAGTGGAAGAGTAAGATCGTTTTCAAGAATATAGCACAGAATACAGCTTTCTAGTATTCCTGCTGCACCTAAGGTGTGTCCTGTCATGTATTTGGTTGAACTGCATGGAACCTTATTGGAGAATATCGAGGCTACAGCCTTTGCCTCCATGGCATCGTTCAGTTTTGTAGCGGTTCCATGCAGATTGATATAACCGATATCAGAAGGTGACAGACCTGCACCTGATAGAGCCATATTCATGGCGCTTATGGCACCTTCACCTGAGGGATCAGGTGAGGATACATGATAGGCATCTGAGGATTCGCCAAGTCCTAAAAGAGACAGGGAGGATTTCTCCTTTGAGAGGATCATAAGACCACCTGCCTCACCTATACTGATACCGTCTCTTCCCTTACAAAAAGGTGTACATTGTGTTGGGGAGATAAGTCCCATGGAGTTAAAGCCGTTGATAGGTACAGTACTTAAAGTGTCTGCTCCACCAGCAATAACCACATCACAAAGACCGCTTTCAATAAGTCTGTGAGCACTTATAAGCACTCTTGAGGATGAGGAGCAGGCAGTTGAAATTGTGTAGCTTGGACCTGTTACCTTTAAGTATTCGGACAGGAACATAGCCGGATCACCGAATTCCTGAAAAGAATAATAATAGTCCTCAGAACGGGTATTAGTCTTTTTGTAATTTTTTATCTCTTCCTCGGACTCACTAAGTCCTGAGGTTGAGGTACCCATAACCACACCGATCCTCTCTTTAGGGTATTTATCTTTAAAATAGGCAAGCTTATCCTCAAGTCTGGTGCAGAGATAGGCTAAAAAACGGTTGTTGCGGGTATTATGCTCTCTGTAATCAGAAATATCTGGTAAGGGACAGTTGTTAACACAGCCGAAGTAGGCGGTCTTCCCACCGTTAATCATGTCAGAGCGTGCAGTCAGGTAATTACCGTGATCTGATGTGAGGGTGCTGATGATTTTTTCTTTTGTTGCACCAAGGGCACTTACAGAAGCGTAGCAGTTAATGTAAATCATTGATTATTTTTGGTGTATATATTGTAAATTGATGCTGTAGTTAAACTCGTGATTAACAATTTTTACCGGAAGACTGCCGGTATCATACTGAGCATATTCTATATTATAAAGCTCTTTTCCATCGAGTTTACCTAATGTCACTGCATTATCATCTCTGTGGATTATATATTCCTTAGTAATTTCCTTAGATAAGCGGTTTTTCCGGTCAAAGGACAGCATGATGTCAAAGAGTACCTGATTTACCGGTGGCAGCATGCTTTTAGGTACATAGTAGCTGCCCACAAGTTTTCCTTTTTCATATTTAAGGTTGAAAAGCGGGAGCGAGCTTAAGGTCAGGCCGGTGAGATTAAGTCCTGTTTTATTCAGTTTCACAATGCATAAAAGAGAATTCTTTTTGCCGTTATAGTCCGCGGTCAGAATCTGTCGGTATTCTTCATCCCTATCAAAGCTGATGAATGGCAGAGGAATTTTTGCATTCTTTTCAATATTGATGTATTCAGGTGATTGTTCTAGTCCTGCAGTATTCAGATCTGTAACCTTTGAAGTGTGGCTGCAGGCGCTTAAAAAAAACATCACTAAGATGAGCGCAATATATCTCTTGTAATTAAGAATTCTTTTAAACTTCATCATTGGTAATCTTGTTTTTTGGCATATAGGCTGAAAGAATGAATGCACAGATGATACCTGTTACCAGACAGATTGCAAAGCATTTTATCGCATCTACACTTGAGAAAATCAGAATGCCGATAGTCATAAGCGTGGTGGCAAGAGCTGTGAAGATGGCAATTATTGAGGTAACCTCAAGCTTTGAATTGCTCATGAAGATATTGTAGTTGATGCCGATGCCTAAAAGCACTATAAGTCCAAGCTCTGAGAACAGGTTCAGCTCAAAACCTGATAGCAGAAGAACAAACAGGGCAGTGCCGATGGATAGTGCAGAGAAAAAGGTTCCAGCCAGAGCCTTTATAAAGCCGGCTCTGATTGTGGATACCACAAGAATACAGAGCATGAAGCCTAAAATCACTCTAAAGAAGATTTCCCGGTACATTTTAAAGATAGCTGTAAGCTTTCCTCTATGATCAACATAGGTACAGCCATCAACTAAAGCGGCTAAATCCTGTATAGCCTTTTCATCTGATACATCCTCAAGTACCACCATAAGGGAGCTGTAATCATCTCCTCTGTAGTAAAGATTTCTGTAAAGCTCTCCTGCTCTGGAGGCAAAGTAATCCTCTGCGCTTAAAGTTTCACAGCGGTAATCCTCAGCTTTAATCTCAAGACCTCTGGTCTTAAGTTCGTTCTCAATTTTATCCTTTCTGTCATTTAAAAAACGGCAGGTCTCAAGCTGGGATTTTTCAGAGTTTATTTTTACAGATAAAAATCGCTTTAATTTTCCGTCATGCTGTGCGATAGCAAGGAGCTCCCGTATTTTCTCGTTGTTCTCCAAAAGCGTTTCATCATCTTTAGCGCTGAGCAGAAGGTATTTTAGATTCTCAGAGGTATTTATAAGTCGGTTAATGCTCATCTCCTGAGTCTTTAAAGTCTTTGGCATGCTCTGAAAGCTCATAGGATCATCATTGGTCTTAAGATTAAGTAAGGCAAACAGGGAGATAAAACATAAAACTGAAATAATACTGATACGCAGCTTTGGCTGTCTTATAAAAGTGAGGTAGCCTTTAAAAAAGCTTTCAAATGGCAGCTTTGTTCTTTTTAGATGTTCTAAGAAGAAAGGTTCTACTATGATAACAAAAAGACTGGCAAAGGAGATGGTGCACATACAGAAGAAGGCCATCTGCGAGACTGCCTTTACAGGCGAGAGCAGAATAATAAGATAGGCGCACAGATCGGTGATGACTGCAAAGGAGAGTGGCTTTGTAAGTTTTCTTATGGTGTCAGCTGCGCTTTCAGGAGCGCCGATCCTCAGGGTTGTAAAATAGATGGTGTAATCACAGACAATACCGATGACACTAAGGCACATACCGATAATTATGAGATTGATTTCATCATAGATTAGTGTTGTAAAAAACAGGGCAGAGATAATTCCGCAGAAGATAGAGCCTATGGTCAGAAACACCGGAACAAATGAGCGGTATACAAAGAAGATAAGACAGAAGATGCCAACGGTTGTGACTGAACCGAGAATTGTTATTTCTCTTTGGGATGTGGAAGCTGCATAGTCTGAATAGAATACAGCTCCTTTTTTGATTATGGAAATATCAGGGTATTCTTTCTCTATTCTGTCAATTAAATTATCTGTTTGAGTGGTGAACTGTGATGCCACCTCTGTGCTAAGCGAATCTGCATTCAGAACTGCAAATACCAGTATCCACTCATCTCCCTTATCATCATAGGCAACAAGATGTCCGTTTTCAATTTTAAGGGAGTTGTCCTTTGAAAAGTCTACTGCCAGAGCCCTGCCTACAAGCAGCAGATCGTTTTGGATTTCAGCGGAGGAAACTCCTGAAAAGCCTGAGTAGAGCTTTGAGAGCAGCTTTAGAGAGTAATTGTCTGCCTCAAGTTCTTTTTTGAGGTCCGCAGATAAAAAAGCTGTTTTGTATTTATAGACGAAGGCTGCGCTTTGAAGCTTGTCCTCTTCGGATATCTTTGCGGTTATGTTTTTTAGAGAAGGTATCCGATTCAGCTCCTCAATGAAGCGGTCAGCTGCCTCATGAAGTCTGGTATTATCGGACGGATTTGATTTCTCTGAAAATATAGGCTGTTTTTTTAAAGATGCTTCGTCGGAGGTTTTGTCTGATGCCTTGTAGGATTGTGGGACTGAAGCTGTATCAGCTCCTCCTGCTCCTCCAATTCCTGATCCTCCTAGGGCGAAGATTACCTGGGAGTTGAGTCTTTGTATAAACTCAGCTTCAATTTCTCTTTGTCCCTTATTATCCGTGCTCTGAGGCAGAAGTGAGAGTACTGAAGTCTCAATGGTCATATCCTTAAGCCTGTAAAAACTTATACAGGTGGCTATAACCAGAAAGATGCAGAGTAAAAGGGCAGAGAATTTTCTACTCAAAATACTTTAAATCCTCATTTGTAACAGCCTTTGATGAGAAATCATAGT includes:
- the fabG gene encoding 3-oxoacyl-ACP reductase FabG, whose protein sequence is MRRVLVTGAGRGIGKAIAQQLGKDGFEVTLHYRNSADGVNEAINNIKQNQGKAYALSFDVCDRENSRRILEEDIEKNGPYYGVVCNAGITADAAFPMMSSEDWDSVIDTNLTGFFNVVHPCIMPMIAAHKGGRVIAISSVSGIIGNRGQVNYSASKAGLIGAVKALAVEVGKRGITVNAIAPGLIETDMALLDETVKKEILKLIPLKRMGQVQEVASLASYLMSDNAAYITRQVISIDGGMQ
- a CDS encoding substrate-binding domain-containing protein produces the protein MKSFGLKALNSLILASSLTVGAANADNFVNTYFYDLDDAFISNVDIALKESAKHNNVILNINDAKNDAAKQKEAILSHDNSDPKIVNLVNVNDASDVVAAAKKHNARVVFVNRQPDDFVIKSYDKAWYVGSDAAASGKMQADLISRVLKEHPTFDKNKDGVINTILIKGQKEHKDTILRSSNVISELDARKVKINLIDEFYADFDKKKAVQQFSAALDRHPIHEVELVICNNDAMALGVIEVLNDNGFNVGKNNISLIDYQVGNKFVNYIPVFGIDAIPEAVDAISEDKMEGTILNDYTRLAEAALVIATDKDVSRQALTSKLKLKVSQDGVVDVPYKMLSRVHE
- a CDS encoding beta-ketoacyl-ACP synthase, translated to MEHRVAIVGQGMVTAFGESWDDNKKRILECKNAVVTMQDWDKYDGLITHLAAPCPDFKLPEHYTRKKIRSMSRVSMMATRASEYALKDSGLLDDPLLKGGDMGVAYGSSFGSALAVKDFASMLTDNTTGDLNANSYVKMMPQTTAVNISLFFGITGRIIPTSTACTSGSMAIGYAYEAIKNGYQTAMVAGGAEELSVCDAAVFDTMFATSSKNDTPKLTPAPFDKDRDGLVIGEGAGTVVLEEYEHAKARGAKIYGEIIGFATNSDATHITSPNQETIEICVRKAVDNAGLKPEDIGYISAHGTGTDKGDIAESNATFNIFGDKTPISTLKSYFGHTLGACGAVETMFALNMMNEGWFNPNLNLKEVDPRCGNLNYIVNEPLKHQCELLVANNFAFGGINTSLVLKRV
- a CDS encoding DUF3261 domain-containing protein, which gives rise to MMKFKRILNYKRYIALILVMFFLSACSHTSKVTDLNTAGLEQSPEYINIEKNAKIPLPFISFDRDEEYRQILTADYNGKKNSLLCIVKLNKTGLNLTGLTLSSLPLFNLKYEKGKLVGSYYVPKSMLPPVNQVLFDIMLSFDRKNRLSKEITKEYIIHRDDNAVTLGKLDGKELYNIEYAQYDTGSLPVKIVNHEFNYSINLQYIHQK
- a CDS encoding MMPL family transporter — encoded protein: MSRKFSALLLCIFLVIATCISFYRLKDMTIETSVLSLLPQSTDNKGQREIEAEFIQRLNSQVIFALGGSGIGGAGGADTASVPQSYKASDKTSDEASLKKQPIFSEKSNPSDNTRLHEAADRFIEELNRIPSLKNITAKISEEDKLQSAAFVYKYKTAFLSADLKKELEADNYSLKLLSKLYSGFSGVSSAEIQNDLLLVGRALAVDFSKDNSLKIENGHLVAYDDKGDEWILVFAVLNADSLSTEVASQFTTQTDNLIDRIEKEYPDISIIKKGAVFYSDYAASTSQREITILGSVTTVGIFCLIFFVYRSFVPVFLTIGSIFCGIISALFFTTLIYDEINLIIIGMCLSVIGIVCDYTIYFTTLRIGAPESAADTIRKLTKPLSFAVITDLCAYLIILLSPVKAVSQMAFFCMCTISFASLFVIIVEPFFLEHLKRTKLPFESFFKGYLTFIRQPKLRISIISVLCFISLFALLNLKTNDDPMSFQSMPKTLKTQEMSINRLINTSENLKYLLLSAKDDETLLENNEKIRELLAIAQHDGKLKRFLSVKINSEKSQLETCRFLNDRKDKIENELKTRGLEIKAEDYRCETLSAEDYFASRAGELYRNLYYRGDDYSSLMVVLEDVSDEKAIQDLAALVDGCTYVDHRGKLTAIFKMYREIFFRVILGFMLCILVVSTIRAGFIKALAGTFFSALSIGTALFVLLLSGFELNLFSELGLIVLLGIGINYNIFMSNSKLEVTSIIAIFTALATTLMTIGILIFSSVDAIKCFAICLVTGIICAFILSAYMPKNKITNDEV
- the tnpC gene encoding IS66 family transposase translates to MDLKELKKQVEQITKELKSKASGDTAVLVDSLSFLFSIMLETSTGIMVQNERLTNTIIDLQETIKDLRRQLNMDSHNSSKPPSSDGYKKPNKARSLRKPTGRKPGGQKGHSGANMEVPHKPDEVKKHHPNKCMTCPHFASCVANGNVFECGEKRFIVEAVVTTKVIEHQSLKAVACPCGESKLKGEFPEEVKAYVQYGDTFTAMAGLLSTFGAVSTDRIQTIIDGMFNVTLSEGTICSMVEKCGQKVTPIVEKIKELLIGSSVVNFDETGVRVEGSTQWVHNSSNAKYTYLTVNKKRGQEGIEDNGVIQNIGGTAVHDCWGAYWKFKDILHAVCCAHLLRELIANIENNPTHLWTERFKTLLITMKTAKEKAIEEGKTELREDLIKALEHEYDEIMAYAEKECPPPDKIEPKKRGKKKKGKERALIDRLIKLKDSVCLFIHNFMVPFDNNQAERDLRNVKTKAKVSGCFRTNAGAQTYLKITSYLSTAKKHGINAFEALALAFKGETEKVLI
- a CDS encoding beta-ketoacyl-ACP synthase is translated as MIYINCYASVSALGATKEKIISTLTSDHGNYLTARSDMINGGKTAYFGCVNNCPLPDISDYREHNTRNNRFLAYLCTRLEDKLAYFKDKYPKERIGVVMGTSTSGLSESEEEIKNYKKTNTRSEDYYYSFQEFGDPAMFLSEYLKVTGPSYTISTACSSSSRVLISAHRLIESGLCDVVIAGGADTLSTVPINGFNSMGLISPTQCTPFCKGRDGISIGEAGGLMILSKEKSSLSLLGLGESSDAYHVSSPDPSGEGAISAMNMALSGAGLSPSDIGYINLHGTATKLNDAMEAKAVASIFSNKVPCSSTKYMTGHTLGAAGILESCILCYILENDLTLPLQSTEYRELDSELDDCGLILNSKKASKPFMMSNSFAFGGNNASVIIGLTK